One window of the Runella slithyformis DSM 19594 genome contains the following:
- a CDS encoding phospholipase D-like domain-containing protein has translation MPEVNVHFTKIKEEIQRQLKNAKTSIRVAVAWFTDEDLMTDLIELRNKNRTLTVTVIISDAQENFRNRTNLNRLIEAGVHLRVRTISADRSFLHHKFCVIDSHTIINGSYNWTYSASAKNEENIMVITEPDAPLLLRFNTKLDYYCRDNQSVAYTQAVNAIDANQLLTQYDEQEIALRQEFQAAIQNSLHQISIINLIHPVNERINVQLIENMILQYGDGVNMVKRLITNARDGADPREGFTKLVLWGRYNDLSFESIVLREEFRHLFTPEEIHTCEVLLNIGNGQ, from the coding sequence ATGCCCGAAGTAAATGTCCATTTTACTAAGATCAAAGAAGAAATCCAAAGACAACTAAAAAACGCTAAAACGTCTATCCGAGTAGCTGTTGCATGGTTTACGGATGAAGATTTGATGACTGATTTGATTGAGTTGCGTAATAAAAACCGAACACTGACAGTCACAGTTATTATAAGTGACGCTCAAGAGAACTTCCGGAACCGTACCAACTTAAATCGCCTCATTGAGGCCGGCGTACATTTACGCGTTAGAACCATAAGCGCGGATAGGAGCTTTCTGCATCATAAGTTTTGCGTTATTGACTCCCATACTATTATCAACGGCTCCTATAACTGGACGTACAGTGCCTCAGCGAAAAACGAGGAGAATATTATGGTCATTACAGAACCTGATGCGCCGCTTCTTCTTCGTTTTAATACCAAATTAGACTATTATTGCCGCGATAATCAGAGTGTTGCATATACACAAGCCGTAAACGCCATTGATGCCAATCAACTTCTTACTCAGTATGATGAGCAGGAAATCGCCTTGCGACAAGAATTTCAGGCAGCAATACAGAACAGTCTCCATCAAATTAGTATAATTAACCTTATCCATCCAGTCAATGAGCGAATTAATGTACAGCTTATTGAGAACATGATTCTTCAATACGGTGATGGGGTTAATATGGTAAAAAGGCTGATAACCAATGCACGAGATGGAGCCGACCCTCGTGAAGGTTTTACAAAACTGGTCCTTTGGGGACGTTATAATGATTTAAGCTTTGAGTCTATCGTTTTACGTGAAGAGTTCAGGCATCTTTTCACTCCTGAAGAAATTCATACCTGTGAGGTGCTGTTGAATATAGGGAATGGACAATAA
- a CDS encoding restriction endonuclease subunit S, whose translation MENELPEGWELTKLSQVFDVRDGTHDSPKYVDIGFQLVTSKNLKNGQIDLTNVNYISENDFVEINKRSKVDKGDLLFSMIGTIGSLAVITEEPMFAIKNVALFKPICEVSTFFLAYYLNNPLVKDKMLKEAKGSTQKFVGLGYLRDLSIPLPPLAEQKRIVAKLDAAFGHLETLKTSLNRIPELLKKFRQNVLTQAVTGKLTEGWREENVISDNTFDTLPASSMRDTKLTLPTNWKWLPFNSVAEVKSNLVEPLNYLEYPLIAPDNIEAESGKLINKPLVSDIMPKSPKHSFESGDIIYSKIRPYLSKLIIANFNGLCSADMYPIQTVLKTEYLYYYMLSKLFLSYANTAGERSVLPKINQNGLGIIPIPVPPLEEQKEIVKRVEALFAQADALEAQYESLKAKIEKLPQALLAKAFRGELVPQDPTDEPAAVLLQKIKAEAAKGGKKKEKNGQIELAF comes from the coding sequence ATGGAAAATGAATTGCCGGAAGGATGGGAGTTAACAAAATTATCACAAGTATTTGATGTTCGGGATGGTACACATGATTCCCCTAAATATGTTGATATTGGTTTTCAATTAGTAACGTCAAAAAATTTAAAAAATGGGCAAATTGATTTAACCAATGTAAATTATATTTCCGAAAATGATTTTGTAGAAATTAACAAACGAAGTAAAGTAGACAAAGGAGACCTATTATTTTCAATGATTGGAACAATAGGTTCTTTAGCGGTTATTACCGAGGAGCCAATGTTTGCAATTAAAAATGTTGCTTTATTTAAACCTATTTGTGAGGTTTCGACATTTTTTTTGGCCTATTATCTAAATAATCCTTTAGTTAAAGATAAAATGCTAAAGGAAGCAAAAGGGTCCACTCAAAAATTTGTTGGTTTAGGCTATCTTAGAGATTTATCAATCCCCCTCCCTCCCCTTGCCGAGCAAAAGCGCATTGTGGCCAAATTAGATGCGGCCTTTGGTCATTTGGAAACGCTGAAAACGAGCCTCAACCGTATTCCCGAACTGCTCAAGAAATTTCGTCAAAACGTTCTTACACAGGCCGTAACGGGGAAATTGACAGAGGGTTGGCGGGAGGAGAATGTAATATCTGATAATACATTTGATACCTTGCCTGCCTCCTCCATGAGAGATACTAAATTAACCTTACCAACAAACTGGAAATGGTTGCCTTTTAATAGTGTGGCTGAAGTAAAATCAAATCTTGTCGAACCTTTAAACTATCTGGAATATCCTTTAATCGCCCCTGATAATATTGAAGCTGAGTCAGGGAAATTAATCAACAAACCGCTTGTTTCTGATATAATGCCTAAAAGCCCCAAACACTCCTTTGAGTCAGGTGATATTATCTATTCAAAAATACGACCGTATCTATCAAAACTCATAATTGCTAATTTCAACGGGCTATGCAGTGCAGATATGTACCCGATTCAAACTGTCTTGAAAACGGAGTACTTATATTATTACATGCTTTCAAAATTATTCCTTAGTTATGCTAACACCGCTGGTGAAAGAAGTGTTTTGCCCAAAATAAACCAAAATGGCTTAGGGATAATCCCTATTCCCGTTCCCCCTCTCGAAGAGCAGAAAGAAATTGTCAAGCGGGTGGAAGCCTTATTTGCGCAGGCGGATGCGCTCGAAGCGCAGTACGAGTCGTTGAAAGCCAAGATCGAAAAACTGCCGCAGGCGTTATTGGCCAAAGCCTTTCGGGGGGAGCTCGTCCCCCAAGACCCTACCGATGAGCCCGCGGCGGTGCTGCTCCAAAAAATCAAGGCGGAAGCAGCCAAAGGCGGTAAGAAGAAAGAAAAAAACGGTCAGATCGAGTTGGCGTTTTAG
- a CDS encoding type I restriction-modification system subunit M codes for MSAEDIANKLWNLCNVLRDDGVTYHQYLNELTYILFLRLSEIKKFEEAIPEDYRWSKLTAISDNKELFDTYRELLATISAKSDNEAVKEIYTNASTTLRKPVNLKTLITSINALNWYDEHEQDKIATIYEELLEKNAGEKKSGAGQYFTPRPLINVMVELLAPKLGERWNDPAAGTFGFMIAADQYLRNKYDDYFALDTVQRKFQVNEAFSGCELVQDAHRLALMNAKLHGLESTIYLGDTLSEAGKTFRNYDGVLANPPFGTKQGGERPTRDDLTFLSGNKQLNFLQHIYRSLHKRGGARAAVVLPDNVLFEDGDGRKIRRDLMDKCNLHTILRLPTGIFYAAGVKTNVLFFERGSTETGNTQQVWFYDMRTNAPSYGKRTPFTRTAFADFARAYSGGIDLSALSDSYDGTIDHAQRATVADERWSCLTREQIAQKNDSLDLGLIADDSHTKGSQDEEPLDIAREVADELKTMQLELTKMIELLG; via the coding sequence ATGAGTGCCGAAGACATTGCGAATAAACTCTGGAACCTGTGTAACGTATTGCGCGACGACGGCGTCACCTACCACCAATACCTCAATGAACTGACCTATATTTTGTTTCTGCGATTGTCGGAAATTAAGAAATTTGAAGAGGCGATTCCCGAAGACTACCGCTGGTCGAAGTTAACCGCGATCAGCGACAACAAAGAGCTTTTTGATACCTATCGGGAATTGCTGGCGACGATCTCGGCCAAATCGGACAACGAAGCCGTGAAGGAGATTTATACCAATGCCTCCACCACGCTGCGCAAGCCCGTCAATCTCAAAACGCTGATTACGAGCATCAACGCCCTGAACTGGTACGATGAGCACGAGCAGGACAAAATCGCGACTATCTACGAAGAGTTGCTGGAGAAAAACGCCGGCGAGAAAAAAAGCGGTGCCGGACAGTATTTTACGCCGCGCCCGCTCATCAATGTGATGGTAGAACTGCTGGCCCCCAAGCTCGGCGAGCGCTGGAACGACCCTGCCGCGGGTACGTTTGGCTTTATGATCGCGGCCGACCAATACCTGCGCAACAAATACGACGATTACTTTGCCCTTGATACCGTACAGCGCAAGTTTCAGGTAAACGAAGCGTTCAGCGGCTGCGAATTAGTGCAGGATGCGCACCGGCTGGCGCTGATGAACGCCAAACTGCACGGACTCGAAAGTACGATTTACCTGGGCGATACGCTCTCGGAAGCGGGCAAAACCTTCCGCAATTATGACGGGGTGTTGGCCAACCCGCCTTTTGGCACCAAGCAGGGTGGCGAACGCCCCACGCGCGACGACCTCACGTTTCTCTCGGGCAACAAACAGCTTAACTTCCTCCAACACATTTACCGCTCGCTGCACAAACGCGGCGGCGCGCGGGCGGCGGTGGTATTGCCCGACAACGTGCTGTTTGAAGACGGCGACGGCCGCAAAATACGCCGTGACCTGATGGACAAGTGCAACCTGCACACCATTTTGCGCCTGCCGACGGGGATTTTTTACGCCGCCGGCGTAAAAACCAACGTGCTGTTTTTTGAGCGCGGCAGCACCGAAACGGGTAACACCCAACAGGTGTGGTTTTATGACATGCGCACCAACGCCCCGAGCTACGGCAAGCGCACGCCCTTTACCCGCACGGCCTTTGCCGATTTTGCGCGGGCCTACTCGGGCGGCATTGACCTGAGTGCGTTGAGCGATAGCTACGACGGCACGATTGACCACGCCCAACGCGCCACCGTGGCCGATGAGCGCTGGAGTTGCCTGACCCGCGAGCAGATTGCGCAAAAGAACGACTCGCTGGATTTGGGCCTCATTGCCGACGATAGCCACACCAAGGGTAGCCAAGACGAAGAGCCGCTGGACATTGCCCGCGAAGTAGCCGACGAGCTAAAAACAATGCAATTGGAATTAACAAAAATGATTGAACTGCTGGGATAA
- the hsdR gene encoding type I restriction-modification system endonuclease, whose product MDSNFSFLKDEFPILFNIGVSAENYLHRDPVYCLSKLRLFGEKLTQLLFEEHALEFPRDNSFHNQLVMLSEEDILPTVVKDMLFLLKKKGNIAVHDSKGSLREAKEALESVFLIGKWYYTTYAFENQSLSKLVYVEPVYTDEKLERQKWEEEYKSLEAKFNELLAERKTDGISEERQKVILERSEKAARKIEMSEAQTRVLIDEMLRKAGWEVDTNSLNHKLHKTMPEKGKNRAIAEWPAGSLWADYALFVGTELYGLVEAKKYAQDISTDLRQTKIYAENIKATNGITLLGKWDKYCVPFLFSTNGRPYLEQLKTKSGIWFLDAREKTNIARPLQGWYSPEGLVKLRAKDLQEANQKLAATPLQFLESKSGLGLRKYQIKAIEAIEHQIINYPDIRRALVAMATGTGKTRTVIGLCYHLIQTNRFHRILFLVDRTLLGIQAINAFKDNKIVDLNTFADIYDIKGFKNLLPNAETRLHFATVQGMVKRLFYNDTDEQPSVDQYDCIIIDEAHRGYLLDREIDEEGLNFKNQQEYVSKYRMVLDYFDAYAIGLTATPALHTTEIFGKPIYTYSYREAVIDGFLIDHDPPYLIRTQLGEEGIEWKKGEKPKVYDKETNTVVELDELADELQIDVAGFNKQVLTESFNRTVVKQLVQQLDPDGNEKTLIFAATDDHADNLVQYLKEEFQLIGINVADDSIQKITGKSYNPPEQLTRYKNEKYPTIAVTVDLLTTGIDVPAICNIVFIRRVKSRILYEQMLGRATRRCDDIQKETFRIYDAVRLYEALEDYTQMKPVVVNPKATFLQLAEECTLIDSEERAKMQLEQIIAKIQRKKRALDPDSEQTFTYYSGSTGPDEFIKSLQTQPVQESIQRVAQLATLWRFLDELKMTGSPMYVSEHEDSFRSMDIGYGIASKPEDYLNSFAQYLRENQNKITALNIVCTRPAELNRKSLKELLLLLDRDGYRPRAVGAAWKQARNEDVGADIISIIRTLAVGSTLESHDERIKKAVNKVRTMRSWNKVQQKWIDRFEKQLLAETVLQPEDLNESPFDDAGGFQQLDKVFENQLGQVIQTINQHLYPQTA is encoded by the coding sequence ATGGATTCCAACTTTTCCTTCTTAAAAGACGAATTTCCCATTCTCTTCAATATCGGGGTATCCGCAGAAAATTACCTGCATCGGGACCCGGTCTATTGCCTTTCCAAACTTCGGCTATTTGGGGAGAAGTTGACCCAACTGCTTTTTGAGGAACACGCCCTCGAATTTCCCCGCGACAATTCGTTTCATAACCAATTGGTGATGCTCTCGGAAGAGGATATTCTGCCAACGGTGGTGAAGGACATGCTTTTTCTGCTTAAAAAGAAAGGAAATATAGCGGTACATGATAGCAAAGGCTCACTGAGAGAAGCGAAGGAAGCGTTGGAGTCCGTTTTTTTGATTGGAAAATGGTATTATACTACCTATGCTTTTGAGAATCAATCGCTTTCTAAGTTGGTGTATGTGGAGCCGGTGTATACCGACGAAAAACTGGAACGCCAAAAATGGGAGGAAGAATACAAATCCCTCGAAGCGAAATTCAATGAGCTGCTGGCCGAACGTAAAACGGACGGAATATCGGAGGAAAGACAGAAAGTGATTCTGGAAAGGTCGGAAAAGGCGGCGCGCAAAATAGAGATGTCGGAGGCGCAAACCAGGGTACTGATCGACGAAATGCTCCGAAAGGCCGGATGGGAAGTGGACACCAATTCACTTAACCATAAACTGCACAAAACCATGCCCGAAAAAGGCAAGAATCGGGCAATCGCCGAATGGCCGGCCGGTTCACTTTGGGCCGATTATGCGCTTTTTGTCGGTACGGAACTCTATGGATTGGTGGAGGCTAAAAAATATGCGCAGGATATTTCGACGGACTTGCGCCAAACGAAAATATACGCCGAGAATATAAAGGCGACAAACGGGATAACCCTCTTAGGGAAATGGGATAAATACTGCGTTCCTTTTTTGTTTTCGACCAATGGCCGGCCCTATTTGGAGCAATTGAAAACCAAGAGCGGTATCTGGTTTTTGGATGCGCGGGAGAAAACAAATATTGCACGCCCGCTTCAGGGCTGGTACTCGCCGGAGGGATTGGTCAAACTGAGAGCGAAGGATTTGCAGGAGGCTAATCAAAAATTGGCGGCTACTCCGCTTCAATTTCTCGAAAGTAAAAGTGGCTTGGGCTTGAGAAAGTACCAAATCAAGGCCATTGAGGCCATTGAGCATCAAATCATCAACTACCCCGACATTCGCAGAGCATTAGTAGCGATGGCGACGGGTACGGGAAAAACCCGAACGGTGATCGGTTTGTGCTATCACCTGATTCAGACGAATCGGTTTCATCGGATTCTTTTTCTGGTGGACCGTACGCTGTTGGGGATTCAGGCCATCAATGCCTTTAAGGATAATAAAATCGTGGACCTCAATACCTTTGCCGACATCTACGATATCAAAGGTTTTAAGAATTTGCTACCCAATGCCGAAACACGTCTGCATTTTGCGACGGTGCAGGGAATGGTCAAACGCCTGTTTTACAATGATACTGACGAACAACCCTCGGTAGACCAATACGATTGCATCATCATTGACGAAGCGCACCGGGGGTATTTGTTGGACCGGGAAATTGATGAAGAAGGGCTGAATTTTAAAAATCAGCAGGAGTATGTCAGCAAATACCGCATGGTGCTGGATTATTTTGACGCGTACGCCATCGGGCTGACCGCAACGCCCGCTTTGCACACGACCGAGATTTTTGGCAAACCCATTTACACCTACTCCTACCGGGAGGCCGTGATCGACGGCTTTCTGATTGACCATGATCCGCCTTATCTGATCAGAACCCAATTGGGGGAAGAAGGAATTGAGTGGAAAAAAGGAGAAAAACCCAAAGTGTACGATAAAGAAACCAACACTGTCGTGGAACTGGACGAGTTGGCGGATGAGCTGCAAATCGACGTGGCGGGTTTTAATAAACAGGTACTGACGGAAAGCTTCAACCGGACAGTAGTCAAACAGTTGGTGCAGCAACTCGACCCTGACGGGAATGAAAAAACGCTGATTTTTGCCGCTACCGATGACCACGCGGATAATTTGGTACAGTACCTGAAAGAAGAATTTCAATTGATCGGAATCAATGTAGCGGATGATTCCATTCAGAAAATTACGGGCAAATCCTACAACCCGCCGGAGCAACTCACCCGTTATAAAAATGAAAAATACCCCACTATTGCCGTCACGGTCGATTTACTGACGACGGGGATCGACGTACCCGCTATCTGTAACATTGTTTTTATTCGGCGGGTTAAGTCGCGGATTTTGTATGAGCAGATGCTGGGGCGGGCCACGCGCCGGTGTGATGATATCCAAAAGGAAACGTTCCGGATTTATGATGCGGTCCGATTGTACGAAGCACTGGAAGACTATACGCAGATGAAACCCGTGGTGGTCAATCCCAAGGCAACCTTTCTGCAACTGGCCGAAGAGTGTACCCTGATCGACTCGGAAGAGCGGGCAAAAATGCAGTTGGAACAGATCATCGCTAAAATTCAACGGAAAAAGCGGGCGCTGGACCCTGACAGCGAACAGACGTTTACGTATTATTCGGGCAGTACCGGTCCCGACGAATTTATCAAATCGCTGCAAACCCAACCCGTACAGGAAAGCATCCAACGCGTGGCGCAGCTCGCTACGCTGTGGCGTTTTTTGGATGAACTCAAAATGACAGGATCGCCAATGTACGTTTCCGAGCACGAAGACAGTTTCCGAAGCATGGACATCGGCTACGGTATCGCGAGCAAGCCCGAAGATTATCTCAACAGTTTTGCGCAGTATCTCCGTGAAAATCAAAACAAAATCACGGCGCTCAACATCGTCTGTACGCGGCCTGCGGAATTGAATCGAAAATCGTTAAAGGAATTATTACTCCTGTTGGACCGGGATGGATACCGGCCCCGCGCGGTCGGCGCGGCGTGGAAGCAGGCGCGAAATGAAGACGTTGGGGCGGATATTATTTCAATCATACGTACCTTGGCCGTGGGAAGTACGCTCGAAAGCCACGACGAGCGCATCAAAAAGGCGGTAAACAAGGTACGAACCATGCGAAGCTGGAACAAAGTACAGCAAAAGTGGATCGACCGCTTTGAAAAACAACTTCTGGCCGAAACCGTGCTGCAACCCGAAGACCTCAACGAGTCGCCCTTTGATGATGCGGGGGGCTTTCAGCAGTTGGATAAGGTCTTTGAAAATCAGCTCGGACAGGTCATCCAAACCATTAATCAACATTTATACCCTCAAACTGCGTAA
- a CDS encoding tyrosine-type recombinase/integrase — translation MATVNLYFDTRATAENEGYIKVVITHNRVKGRYTTNIKITADEWERLPKKGAELDGRAAKNSALKKLYDKVYAKPNGYYRRAETIVKALGVNFDFDTFKDLYENWGKDKKVEADKVDLLKALSTKSKALLDNGQISHGTNFGALEKSLQRFVASLTKSECREYGIGNAKNRDGITLEYRHVTPDFLKHYEEWMLHEGKALQSPKSKPAGVSVTTVSIYTRALRTLYNEAIEAGIIERASYPFSTRKGSVNYVIPESENIKKALSRADIDNVKNYQPEPGSMEQRAHDLWLFSYYGNGMNVADICRLRRTNLTADYIHFERTKTKASNKKKPVIISVKISEVMRRIIDLWGSTDKSKNAYVFPFLNNGMDANKQKQTIHQVIKMTNKYMKRIGEKLGIEGDLNTYAARHSFATTLQRTGAPISFIQGRLGHKKSTTTETYLAGFEPEQEAEYLSAL, via the coding sequence ATGGCAACTGTAAACCTGTATTTCGATACCCGCGCCACCGCTGAAAATGAAGGGTATATTAAAGTCGTAATTACTCATAACAGGGTAAAAGGGCGCTATACAACGAATATTAAAATCACCGCTGACGAATGGGAACGTTTGCCCAAAAAAGGTGCAGAACTTGACGGACGGGCCGCAAAGAACAGCGCTTTGAAAAAGTTATACGATAAAGTCTATGCCAAACCCAACGGTTATTACCGACGTGCTGAAACCATCGTTAAGGCATTGGGAGTAAACTTTGACTTTGACACCTTCAAAGACTTATACGAAAATTGGGGTAAGGATAAGAAAGTAGAAGCCGACAAAGTTGATTTGCTCAAAGCACTATCAACGAAATCCAAAGCACTTTTGGACAACGGCCAAATCAGTCACGGTACTAACTTTGGAGCATTGGAGAAATCCCTGCAAAGGTTCGTTGCTTCGCTCACTAAAAGCGAGTGCAGGGAGTATGGCATAGGCAACGCCAAAAACCGCGACGGGATAACGCTGGAGTATCGCCACGTAACCCCCGATTTTTTGAAGCATTATGAAGAATGGATGCTACACGAAGGTAAAGCCCTGCAAAGCCCTAAAAGCAAACCTGCCGGGGTAAGTGTTACGACCGTCAGCATCTATACGCGGGCATTACGGACGCTGTACAATGAAGCCATAGAAGCGGGTATTATCGAACGGGCTTCTTATCCATTCAGCACACGGAAAGGAAGCGTTAACTATGTCATCCCCGAAAGTGAGAACATCAAAAAGGCGTTGAGCCGTGCCGACATTGATAATGTGAAAAACTACCAACCGGAACCCGGTTCAATGGAACAGCGGGCGCACGACCTTTGGCTTTTCAGCTACTACGGTAACGGCATGAATGTTGCCGACATTTGCAGATTGAGACGCACTAACCTAACTGCCGACTATATCCATTTTGAGCGAACCAAGACAAAAGCAAGCAACAAAAAAAAGCCGGTGATTATTTCCGTCAAGATAAGCGAAGTAATGAGGCGAATTATTGACCTTTGGGGTAGTACTGACAAAAGCAAAAACGCCTACGTTTTCCCGTTCCTGAATAACGGTATGGATGCCAACAAACAAAAACAGACCATTCACCAAGTTATCAAAATGACTAACAAGTACATGAAGCGGATAGGGGAAAAATTGGGCATTGAGGGCGATTTAAACACTTATGCAGCCCGGCACAGTTTCGCTACCACGTTACAGCGTACAGGCGCACCAATCAGCTTTATTCAAGGCCGTTTGGGGCATAAGAAATCAACCACTACCGAAACGTATTTGGCAGGATTTGAGCCGGAACAGGAAGCGGAATATTTGAGCGCGTTGTAA
- a CDS encoding helix-turn-helix domain-containing protein, whose product MSNNPFAEIYERLGNIEGFLLALDEKLTTTTLQPTTGKRYLTAKEAADFLGIKLQTLYQNIERIPHVKKHGKLHFSEVELVAYMEGGPNETH is encoded by the coding sequence ATGAGCAATAATCCTTTTGCGGAAATTTACGAACGATTGGGAAACATTGAGGGCTTTTTATTGGCCTTAGATGAAAAACTTACTACTACTACGCTACAGCCTACCACAGGCAAACGTTACCTAACGGCTAAAGAAGCCGCTGATTTTTTAGGTATCAAGTTACAAACGCTTTATCAAAATATTGAGCGAATCCCACACGTAAAAAAACACGGGAAGCTACATTTTTCAGAGGTCGAATTAGTCGCCTACATGGAAGGAGGGCCAAATGAAACGCATTAA
- a CDS encoding VRR-NUC domain-containing protein, producing MKRIKPTTSNLLPYSAERTAALQSKPKHKKNTTTTNRLTNDIRDFIARHGGYSIRCNVSGFYRPELGGYIRSGSTLGTPDIIAVINGNFYGIEIKVGKDWQSPDQKAVQQGIEDAGGVYLLATDLDSFKATFQALIKPPFA from the coding sequence ATGAAACGCATTAAGCCCACTACATCAAATTTACTGCCTTATTCGGCAGAGCGTACCGCAGCCTTACAAAGTAAGCCAAAGCACAAAAAGAATACCACCACCACAAACAGGTTGACAAATGATATTCGTGATTTTATCGCCCGTCACGGCGGTTACAGTATTCGTTGTAATGTGTCTGGTTTTTACCGTCCTGAATTGGGGGGATATATCCGCAGCGGTTCTACGTTGGGTACGCCTGATATTATCGCGGTCATAAACGGTAACTTCTACGGCATAGAAATAAAAGTAGGAAAAGACTGGCAGTCACCCGACCAAAAGGCCGTACAGCAGGGTATAGAAGACGCTGGAGGGGTGTATTTGTTGGCTACCGATTTAGACAGCTTCAAAGCGACTTTTCAGGCATTAATCAAGCCCCCTTTTGCATAA
- a CDS encoding phage terminase small subunit P27 family has product MFKGRPPKPEKSEARNRPNREKTRLTKTVAITELHPAPELMNEYGQQEWDRLMRNVSNLIHPQDLGLLEMACRAYGVYTAIEVEMLTAGRFFTNEKGETVLTAAARESKRQLEVYQKIVIQFGVTPLSRVKVAIPKKQDEEKSDPMEKLLSML; this is encoded by the coding sequence ATGTTTAAAGGAAGACCACCAAAGCCCGAAAAGAGCGAGGCTCGTAACCGGCCAAACAGAGAAAAGACGCGACTCACTAAGACAGTTGCTATTACCGAACTGCATCCCGCGCCCGAATTAATGAACGAGTACGGCCAACAGGAATGGGACAGACTTATGAGAAACGTCTCAAACCTGATACACCCACAGGATTTAGGACTACTCGAAATGGCTTGCAGAGCCTACGGAGTCTATACGGCAATAGAGGTAGAAATGCTTACTGCCGGCAGGTTTTTCACTAATGAAAAAGGGGAGACTGTACTAACAGCAGCAGCGAGGGAGTCAAAGCGACAATTGGAAGTTTATCAAAAGATTGTCATTCAATTTGGAGTAACTCCACTATCAAGGGTAAAAGTAGCGATACCGAAAAAGCAAGACGAAGAAAAATCAGACCCAATGGAAAAGCTGCTTTCAATGCTATAA
- a CDS encoding winged helix-turn-helix domain-containing protein, with product MRPSIKHLVKDLPFSVKGSLWIESAEERFLGPGRVELLEYIDEMGSINQAAKQMGMSYKKAWVLVNSLNAQANSPLVLTQTGGEKGGGAVITKEARELIAFYHRLRQRFQVFLEEETKQLNPPSNL from the coding sequence ATGAGACCCTCAATAAAACATTTAGTCAAAGACCTTCCTTTTAGTGTAAAAGGAAGCTTATGGATCGAAAGTGCCGAGGAACGCTTTTTAGGACCCGGGCGGGTAGAGTTGTTGGAATACATTGATGAAATGGGCTCCATCAATCAGGCGGCAAAGCAGATGGGAATGTCGTATAAAAAAGCCTGGGTGTTGGTTAACTCACTCAATGCCCAAGCCAACAGTCCTCTGGTTCTGACCCAAACCGGTGGCGAAAAAGGAGGTGGGGCTGTCATTACTAAAGAAGCCAGAGAACTGATCGCGTTTTATCATCGACTACGGCAACGGTTTCAGGTTTTTTTGGAAGAGGAAACAAAACAGCTCAACCCTCCGAGCAATTTATGA
- a CDS encoding ISAon1 family transposase N-terminal region protein encodes MESFLPIVQFLLPEFILENFELTTINRQEGVFHIHLTEKNTDDRDSERKNLLSKGFFAPITVQDFPLRGQKVFLHIKRRRWLNTQTGKVVYRDWAEVSKGTRMTSEFANFLKGISGYESE; translated from the coding sequence TTGGAGAGTTTCCTACCTATCGTTCAGTTCCTGTTGCCCGAGTTCATTTTGGAAAATTTTGAATTGACTACTATTAACCGCCAAGAGGGTGTCTTCCATATCCATCTTACAGAGAAAAATACAGACGATCGAGACTCTGAGCGGAAAAATTTGTTATCCAAAGGTTTTTTTGCGCCCATAACTGTCCAAGACTTTCCCCTGCGTGGGCAAAAGGTCTTTCTTCACATTAAGCGCCGCCGATGGCTCAATACCCAAACAGGTAAAGTAGTTTACAGAGACTGGGCAGAAGTAAGCAAAGGAACGCGAATGACAAGTGAATTCGCGAATTTTTTAAAAGGTATCAGTGGATACGAATCCGAATAG